A stretch of DNA from Deltaproteobacteria bacterium PRO3:
CATGCAGCGCGATGCCGCGTACCCCGTTGCGCCGGAAATTCTCTTTGGCCACGGACAAGGCCTCCGGGTCGTTGTCGACAGCGACGACGCGTTTGGCCCCCATCTTGCGCGCGACCATCGCCAGGATGCCGGTGCCGCAGCCGAGGTCCAGGACCAAGGCGGCCCCGGATTTTCCCATCGCCTCGGCCAAGTATTCCGCCGCCAGGCGCGTCGTGGTGTGGGTCCCGGTGCCGAAGGCGAGGCCCGCCTCGATGTAGAGGGTCTTCGGATCCCGTCGCGAGGGGAGCTTCCCGCGCGGGTCCACGATCCAGGGACCGCCGGCGACGGAGGCGGGCAGCAAGGCGAAGGGCCGCAGGGTGCGCTGATATTTCCGGACCCAGGAGCGGTCCCGGATCAAGCGGCGCCGCAACTTTCGAAAGACCTTTTTTCCGCCCCGCGCCCGTTCCCATCG
This window harbors:
- a CDS encoding methyltransferase; protein product: MPRKKFSAPRPFHQLEAELAPRDLDLAIGLLYQWGILSSQTRRRRSGMQLSAELPKGFRFEAFRKAVQRWERARGGKKVFRKLRRRLIRDRSWVRKYQRTLRPFALLPASVAGGPWIVDPRGKLPSRRDPKTLYIEAGLAFGTGTHTTTRLAAEYLAEAMGKSGAALVLDLGCGTGILAMVARKMGAKRVVAVDNDPEALSVAKENFRRNGVRGIALHADLEEVPGRFPLIVSNIGLNVLVELQGALVRKLAPGGRLILTGLLYKDRRALRRAYRSLKLVRSENRRGWSIFLLRKP